The nucleotide window CACGACAGAAACCAGATGAAATACATTTTCATAGGGTTCAAGGCGTTTGTGTTCTGTAACAGCAACCGAACCGTGTTTGGTTACACGAGAAAGATCATTTCTCATCAAGTCCACGATCATGGTCAGCTCTGCATCATCTTTTACGCTCCGGGTGAGCTTGGACCCATTTTCCAGATCCTGTTTTGTTGTCCTGCCTCGGGCAATGGTTCCTTTGATGGGTCTTGTTTCAACATACCTGCCGTTTTGTTTGATAAACCGTTCAGGCGAGGTGGAGACAATCTTATGATCCCCGGCATGAATATAAGAAAAAAAAGATGCTGGATTTCGTTCAAACAAATCCAGGAACAACAGATAACTATCCCCATAAAAACCAGTCTCAAACCGTTGGGAGAAATTGGCCTGGTAGATATCACCAGCCCTAAGATAGTCGATAATCCTCTTGACCGACCGGATATACTCAGGCTTGGTCAAACTGGAACAAAAACCTGCATTGTCTATGGAAAAAGGTTCTCTTTCAACTCTGTGTCTGATTTTTTCAAAGAAAAACCGCCGGGTATCCTGAATAATATCGTCTGTTTTTTCAACACTCGTCTGATTGACCGGCACAGGAATGCAAAGCCTTGCATGACCTGTTTCTTTATCCTGAACAAAGATGATGGAAGGAGCATACAGACACAGATCCGGCAGACCTGTATCTGTGCAGGTTCTGGGAAGCTTTTCAATCCGGTCTTTTAAATCATAGGAAAAATATCCGAACAGACCTGCGTGAATCGGCAGATCATGGGAATCATCCTCTAATTTGAAATGGTTCAGCAAGGCCTGAACAACTGAAAACGGGTCCTGATGAACACAAGATTCTTTTCCCCTGCATCTTATGAAGACCTTTTCCTGTTTGCTGGTCACCTCAAGCCAGGGTTTTGCAGCAAGGATATGATACCGGGAGCAATCAAGGCTCGAACCGGATAACAAAAGAACGGTTCCTTTATCATCAGCAAAGGATTTGGCTATCTGTTCAAATGGCAGATCAAGCTGAACCGTTTCCTGATGAACATCCTTCAAACAAGGAAGTTGTTTTAGCAACTCATCAATGTTAAGGCCATTAATCTTACGCCCCGTCATCTTAAGAAAGGATTCATTCTCTTTTCATTACCTATGGTTGTTTCCGGTCCATGACCGGTATACACCCGTGTATCTTCATCAAGGACCAGCAGCTTTTCCTTGATACTTGAAATCAAGGTATCATAATCGCCACCGGCCAGATCCGTCCTGCCGATAGACCCTGCAAACAAGGTGTCTCCTGCAAAAAGATGACCTTTGGTATAAAGACTGATACCGCCTTTTGAATGACCCGGGGTGTGGATGACCTTAAGTGTTATATCACCGAATGTAATTTCATCCCCGTCTTTTAAAAGAATATCCGCAGGGGGTGAATTCTCTGATGACAACCCGAACATTGATGCTGATCTTGACAATTCATTGAACATGGGCTCATCATCTGGATGAATGGCAAGTTGTGCGCCTGTCACTTCTTTCATTCTTTTATTGGCCCCCACATGATCGAAATGCCCGTGGGTATTGATCAGATATTTCACTTTTAGCTCGGATTTAGACAGCTCCATCAAAATTCTATCCGAATCATCTCCCGGATCAATCACAACGGCTTCTTTTGTAGACTCACATCCTAAAATAAAACAATTGGCCATAATCGGACCAACCTCAAGTTTTTTTATAATCAAAACACCCTCCAAAATTTTTAGCTATTCAAACCCTTCAAGGGATTTTATACGGTCCAGAACACCATTGATAAAAGACCCGGAATCCCGTGTGCCGTATTTTTTACCGATTTCAACTGCTTCATTTATGGTTACACTGCATGGGATATCCGTATGCTTTAAAAATTCAAATATTGCAATACGCATAATGTTCCGGTCTACCACAGGCATCCTGGAAATTTTCCAGTTTTTTGAATATGTGTTTAACAGTGCATCAATTTTAGGCTGGTTTTCCCTTACACCCTTTACAAGATCCATAAAAAAAGGCTCAACTCCTTGTGTGAGTTTTTCTTCATTATTGGTACAAAAGGCCTCCAAACTTTCATCCGGATCAACCTTATCCATATCAAAAGAAAAAAGAATCTGAAGTGCAAGTTCCCTTGCCTGCCTGCGGTCCCCCATAATTTTATTCAGCCTTTTTCAGACTATCGGAAAGATTTGCCATTTCAACCGCACCAAGGGCAACATCAAACCCTTTGTTGCCGGCCTTTGTACCTGCTCTTTCAATGGCCTGCTCAATGGTTTCTGTGGTAAGGATGCCAAACATCACCGGAATATCGGCTTCAAGACTGACAGATGCAATTCCTTTGGAGACTTCGGCGCACACATAATCATAATGGGTGGTGGCACCCCGAATAACGGCTCCAATGCAGATGATGGCATCATATGATCCATGGTTCAGCATTTTTTTTGCAGCCAGAGGAATTTCAAAGGCACCCGGAACTTTTAAAAGGGTGATATCCTTATCTTCTGCGCCGCTTCTGATGAGTGCATCAAGCGCACCTTCGACAAGCCTTCCGGTAATAAAATCATTAAAACGGGAAGCAATGATTCCAAATTTTTTACCCTGAGCCTGCAATCCGGCTTCGATAATTTTTGGCATTTATATATCCTTAAATCTTTATATTATTTTACAATTTTAGTTCAGTCACTGATCTCATGAAATTGATCACACAAAAACGCTTACATATGAAGCAAATGCCCCATTTTAGCCTGCTTGCATTTTAAATAACCCTTGTTATGGCAATTGGGCGCAACTTCAATTGGAACCTGTTCAACAACACTTAATCCATAACCTTCAAGGCCGATCATTTTTTTGGGGTTGTTGGTCAGAAGGCGCATTTTTTTAACCCCCAGATCCACCAGCATCTGGGCACCTACACCATAATCTCTCATATCGGCATCAAACCCGAGTTTTTCATTGGCTTCAACAGTATCCAGGCCCTGACGCTGATATTCATAGGCTTTTAATTTATTCACAAGACCGATGCCTCGGCCTTCCTGGCGAAGGTACAGCAGCACCCCGCAGCCTTCTTCTTCCATCATGGCCATGGCCTTGTGGAGCTGATCCTGGCAGTCACATCGAAGAGATGAAAAAATATCACCTGTCATACATTCCGAATGAACCCTTACAAGGATTTCTTTTTCAGAATCAATATCCCCTTTGACAAGGGCAATGTGGGTCAGGCTATCCATATCGTTTTCATAGGCAATTATTTTAAACTCACCGCCAACCTTTGTGGGGATCACGGTCTGGGCAGCTCTTTTAACAAAACTTTCCGTTCTAAGCCGGTATTTAACCAGATCCGCAACCGTGCAGATACCAATTCCGTGTTTTTTTGCAAATTTTTCCAGGGAAGGCATTCTTGCCATGGTTCCGTCGTCATCCATAATTTCACAAATCACGCCAGCAGGTTTCAGCCCTGCCAGACGAGCCAGATCAACAGAACCTTCCGTCTGTCCGATCCTGACCATGACGCCGCCGTCCCTTGCCCTTAAAGGGAAAATATGTCCTGGCCTTGCGATATCATTGGGAGTGGTGTCATCTGCCACGGCTGTAAGAACGGTTGTTGCCCGGTCGGCTGCGGAAATCCCTGTAGTCACACCTTTTTTGGCCTCAATAGAAACGGTAAATCCCGTACCGTATTGTGAAGTATTGTTATCCACCATCATGGGCAGATCAAGCCGGTCTGCAATAGTGGAATCAAGGGAAAGACAGATCAATCCCCGTCCATATGTGGCCATAAAATTGATGGCTTCAGGTGTTACAGCCTGGGCTGCCATGGTCAGATCACCTTCATTTTCCCGGTCTTCATCATCCACGAGGATGACCATTTTACCGTTTTTAATATCTTCAATGGCCTGTTCAATTGTTAAATGCGGCATATTCAAATCCTTAAGGTTTTATATACAAAGTCCTGGAAGACCAGTATTGACTTTCAACCTTTGTTGTGGGGACAAACCCGGATGAAATTCCGGGCCTGCCCGTGGCAGTTATAAAAATCCGTTCCTTGCGAGAAGCTCCATGCTGATGTCTTTTTCCCCCTTGGGCAACGCATCATTTTTAGAAACACTTCCCCTTAAAATCTTTTTTACATACTTTCCGATCATATCGGTTTCAATATTGACCTCATCTCCGACCCTTTTTAACCCTATGGTTGTAATATCCGCGGTATGAGGAATGATACTGACCTGAAAGTCTTTATCAGAACACTTGTTGATGGTCAGGCTTATGCCTTCAATGGCAACAGATCCTTTTTCAATCATGTCTGATCCAAGCGTTGAAGGCACATCAATTTTGATAATCACGGCATTGCTCTTTCGTACCATGGAAGAAATGATTCCTGTTCCATCAATATGACCCGATACCAGGTGGCCGTCAATCCGATCCGACAATTTTAGCGCCCGTTCGATATTAACTCTCGAGCCTGTTGTCAAAGACTTGAAAGTTGTCCGTTCAACCGTCTCAGGTGCCATATCCACTTTAAAAGCATGCTTTTCAAGGCTGACAGCCGTAAGACAGGCACCGTTTACAGCAATTGAATCACCTATTTTGCTTTCAGACAGATCCAGATCACAGCCGATATGAAGAACTTTTCCCTCACCGCTGGACTCAATGCGTTTTATGGTTCCAAAACTTTCAATGATTCCTGTAAACACTATCTTTGTTTCCTAAACCTTTTTTTACATTCAGTTAAGCTGCACCTGACCTGTACCATATTAATTTGTACTATATTAGTTTAAATACCCTTGCACCAGCATATCCGTGTCAAACAGGGTGACCGTCGATTTTTTCAATTCAAAGGCATCCTTTATCAACTTCGGGCCTTTTCCCTGAAACACCGGGATGCCGTCATCAGAGCCTAAAAATTTGGGTGCCAGAAAAAACAGCACTTTGTTTACAATACCGGCCTTTAGCGCTGACCCTGCCACCACGCTTCCGCCTTCAATCAGGAGGCTTAAAATCGACATTTTTCCTAACTTAATCATCAGTTCATTTAAATCAAGTTTTTCTTGTTTCAACGAGACTTCAAGAATCTGGGCCCCTTTGCTTTCAATCAAGGCTCTTTTTTCTTTTGATGCACCAGTACCCGTGACAATTATGGTTTTGGCATTGGACTTCTGGGTCAAAACGTTTGCATCTTCTTTAATGGTTAAATGTGTATCCAGAATAATTCTGACAGGATCTTTTGTCTGAACACCTTCAATTCTTGATGTAAGCGAAGGGTTATCGGCATGCAAGGTTCCTGAACCCACCAGGATGGCATCCACCTGATGACGAATCTTATGCACAAACACCCGTGACTTTTCATTGGTAATCCATTTTGAATCCCCGGTAGCGGTTGCAATTCTTCCATCCAGGGTAGATGCACATTTCAAAATCACAAAAGGGGTCTTGTTATTTTGAACATACCAGATAAACTCTTCAATCAGGGCTTGGGCTTCTTTCTGTAGAACGCCTGTGACAACTTCAATCCCATTGTCTCGCAGGTAGGCTATTCCACCGCCACACACATTGGGATTGGGATCTTTACAGCCCACAACAACTTTTTT belongs to Desulfobacula toluolica Tol2 and includes:
- a CDS encoding MBL fold metallo-hydrolase, coding for MIIKKLEVGPIMANCFILGCESTKEAVVIDPGDDSDRILMELSKSELKVKYLINTHGHFDHVGANKRMKEVTGAQLAIHPDDEPMFNELSRSASMFGLSSENSPPADILLKDGDEITFGDITLKVIHTPGHSKGGISLYTKGHLFAGDTLFAGSIGRTDLAGGDYDTLISSIKEKLLVLDEDTRVYTGHGPETTIGNEKRMNPFLR
- the nusB gene encoding transcription antitermination factor NusB, whose amino-acid sequence is MGDRRQARELALQILFSFDMDKVDPDESLEAFCTNNEEKLTQGVEPFFMDLVKGVRENQPKIDALLNTYSKNWKISRMPVVDRNIMRIAIFEFLKHTDIPCSVTINEAVEIGKKYGTRDSGSFINGVLDRIKSLEGFE
- the ribH gene encoding 6,7-dimethyl-8-ribityllumazine synthase; translation: MPKIIEAGLQAQGKKFGIIASRFNDFITGRLVEGALDALIRSGAEDKDITLLKVPGAFEIPLAAKKMLNHGSYDAIICIGAVIRGATTHYDYVCAEVSKGIASVSLEADIPVMFGILTTETIEQAIERAGTKAGNKGFDVALGAVEMANLSDSLKKAE
- a CDS encoding bifunctional 3,4-dihydroxy-2-butanone-4-phosphate synthase/GTP cyclohydrolase II — translated: MPHLTIEQAIEDIKNGKMVILVDDEDRENEGDLTMAAQAVTPEAINFMATYGRGLICLSLDSTIADRLDLPMMVDNNTSQYGTGFTVSIEAKKGVTTGISAADRATTVLTAVADDTTPNDIARPGHIFPLRARDGGVMVRIGQTEGSVDLARLAGLKPAGVICEIMDDDGTMARMPSLEKFAKKHGIGICTVADLVKYRLRTESFVKRAAQTVIPTKVGGEFKIIAYENDMDSLTHIALVKGDIDSEKEILVRVHSECMTGDIFSSLRCDCQDQLHKAMAMMEEEGCGVLLYLRQEGRGIGLVNKLKAYEYQRQGLDTVEANEKLGFDADMRDYGVGAQMLVDLGVKKMRLLTNNPKKMIGLEGYGLSVVEQVPIEVAPNCHNKGYLKCKQAKMGHLLHM
- a CDS encoding riboflavin synthase, which translates into the protein MFTGIIESFGTIKRIESSGEGKVLHIGCDLDLSESKIGDSIAVNGACLTAVSLEKHAFKVDMAPETVERTTFKSLTTGSRVNIERALKLSDRIDGHLVSGHIDGTGIISSMVRKSNAVIIKIDVPSTLGSDMIEKGSVAIEGISLTINKCSDKDFQVSIIPHTADITTIGLKRVGDEVNIETDMIGKYVKKILRGSVSKNDALPKGEKDISMELLARNGFL
- the ribD gene encoding bifunctional diaminohydroxyphosphoribosylaminopyrimidine deaminase/5-amino-6-(5-phosphoribosylamino)uracil reductase RibD, translated to MTDNDYMSLAISLAGKGKGFTSPNPCVGAVVVKDGRVVGKGFHRAAGLAHAEVEAIDDAGYMAKGATIYVTLEPCNHFGKTPPCTHKIINAGIKKVVVGCKDPNPNVCGGGIAYLRDNGIEVVTGVLQKEAQALIEEFIWYVQNNKTPFVILKCASTLDGRIATATGDSKWITNEKSRVFVHKIRHQVDAILVGSGTLHADNPSLTSRIEGVQTKDPVRIILDTHLTIKEDANVLTQKSNAKTIIVTGTGASKEKRALIESKGAQILEVSLKQEKLDLNELMIKLGKMSILSLLIEGGSVVAGSALKAGIVNKVLFFLAPKFLGSDDGIPVFQGKGPKLIKDAFELKKSTVTLFDTDMLVQGYLN